AAGCACCAACTCAAGTACAGCGATGTTTTATTTACACGTTAATGCATCAATAAAACACTCTAAAACCAGTTTATAATGGTGTGGTGGTCACAGTTACCCAAATACTTTAAATGCACATCCTTTACTTCTAATTGAATCCGTGATAATATACGCAGTAGCATCTGAATACTTCACCTCTGCAGTGTAGGGACTATACGTGTACATGTGTAGCAATTTAATGTTTGTTCAGATGCTGACAAATAAACTTTTCTGTACGCCGTAATGAAAAGACCATCACAGAGTATACTTTAACGCTCTTCTAAACACAGCCTTAAAGTTGATTTAAGCACCGCGCTTTCTGTTTTGCACCAGTACAGCTGCTGGCaataatgaaaagataaacTGGTTTCAGTCAAGACTGAAGTTGGCTTCGGACCACATCAAAAAATCATCACTAGATATCAAGAAAAACTAGATAAAAttgggtttaaaaaacaaacaaacactggaaATGTGAACCTAAACAATAAACATCATCCTTGTGTAGTTTAATGCTTCTTTAATCCTGTCAATCATATGAGCTTCTACGTGTTTTTAATCGTCATCTGAGCTTCATGTTTGACTTTCTTATTTGTTCACTGTATGAAATTTAAATTcatgcagtgaatttctcagcttaaaaataaacaaaataaataaatctccacATGCCAGCAGTGTTAAAATAACTTTTCACTTGTTCCAGTTGCTACATCTGTTTGTACTTTGTGTATTTGTTCCCGTTTGTCCTCCTCTTACCAGTATCCCTCCAGAGGAAGTGAAGCAGAACAAAATCAagctgaagtttaaaaaaaacagtttctttctAACGTCAGAGTCTCAAATGTAAACAGAGGACGTAACGCAGTGACAATGAACTCTACATTGCTCTGCCACCACAATAAAACCCATAATTACAATTCAGTAATGCAGCAGTTAAATATAATACTCTGGATTTACTTGTTTTAAATTATTGGCACTTTTCTGctagtttttattctttcagtatttttacattgCTGTATTTTTACAGTTTGGTACTTTTACATATGTTGACATAAGGCTAACATACGTATTCTAAGACAATAAAAGTTCAATGAAGCAAACCAAGAACACAGATCATGTGTGTCCTCACacttttgtttcacttaatgtgCCAAAGAGACCAAAGGTGTGTGTGGACATTGCTGCTGTGTGTTACCGACCTCTGAAGCAGAGTTCGACCTTTCTGTCAGATCGTCCTGGTAGGTTAAAGATCCTCTTCAGATTCACAGTGATGGACATGATAACAGACACCTGTTTTCTGTCTATCTACATCATGTCCTTATGAAGTCGGCTCATTGCTTCTTCTCCGTCTTCTCTCTTCAGCGGtatgaaactgtgtgtgtgactgtacagtTAGTCttgttaaaatgtgtgtgtgtgtagggcaggtccttttaaatgtttgagaaAGCAAATACAGTTGCTCAACTAGTTTCCTCCTCAGaaagcacacacgcacacacaccaggCTTCTGCAGCGTTCACCTGCACCCTGTTCAAGGAAGCAGTTTTAACTTTGAGTCGATGAAGTCTATGATGGGGAAACAAATGTTTGATTCCAGCACAGCTGATCAGATAGTTTTACCAGCTCTGAGTGTGCTCGACTGAATATTAAGAGCAAAGCCTCCATTTCAACCCCATGGAGCTGAAATATGAACGTCAGTATGTTTGTGTGAGAAATCATTCATGCTGAGAGGTAGACTAGCTAAACAAACACAGTCATCCGTCTCTCAGTAAGTAAAGATAAGAAGAAAATGACGGTTTTACAAGAACAGCAGCAGGTCTTCCaatgaaacacaaaaaccaccacGTTTTCCTTTTCCCAGTTTTTATTACCGCCTTGAGACAAGCATTCTTCACAGACAGGTTTATTATTGGTTATACTGGTTTAGTTACACAGGTAAGTCAATAGTAGTTAGCCGAACGAGCAGTGGAGCTGCTAGTCACATTACGCTGTGGCTCTACAAACTATTCTAATCACAGCCTGCAGCACTGTGGGAATATTATGGGAGATGCagtgctttattattattattgttaataccTAATCTTAAGCTTAATTTGTTGCTACTGTGGGTTTGTGAGATGGCAGCATCATGTGAGCAATCAATGTGATTAATCATGGTCTCCTAAAATATGTTTTACtagaacaaaaatatatttcagtATTCAACATGTGAAAACAGAAGTTTCCCTTCCTTTAGAAGCACCAGGTCAGGGTGAAGGTGAAAAACAACCTCAAAGAAACAAACTTTCTACTGAATCTACTAATGTTtggcacaaaaaaacaaccccaaaacaactaaaataaaatcagaacaaTAATAGAtttaattatctttttctaCAACAAATTTAGAATTTTCTGTTTGCAGAAAATTCAAATACTGCAGGCCTGTTTCTAagactaaccctaacccttttgccacagcagaaataaaccaGCAGCTCCCAACCTAAAAGTTGGCATAGAGcagaaaagaaatttaaaaaaaacaaacaaacaaacaaaataaaaacagacttttcTCCCAAATTTTGTCCAAGACGTggaacttaaaaaacaaacaaactttgcaGTGGTTTAAAGTGTATTTAAATGAAACTGATCCTTCTGTtgaactgatcacagctgttAATACAAAAGTTGTGTGCGCTGCTGTGATAATTATAATAAGTTCTGCAAGGAAAAGGATTTTGGCAAACAGTAAAGCAAAACAAGAGAGATGGTCTTTTATCAAGAATCAGTTTATCCCATTCAGCTGATCTCTGAACTTCTGTGACAAAATTAGCAGAGGATTCACTTCCTGCGAGTCTATCAGGACGCTGTGCAGAGGAGGTGGCTTTCTATTACCCATATTCATGGTGAAATACTGTTTCaattaaaaatagataaaacAACATGTTTGATCACCTGACCTTTTTTCCCCTGGAGATCTGATCTATCAGGGTTTTAATTGAAGAAAATCAAACCAGCGCTTGCGTTCTTTCATGAGACTGAAACAACAAATCTTGGCTCAAgttgaaataaaaatacaatcaaTACAGAGTACAAAAATTTGACCTAAAATTCGCTGTGAGAATCGAACGTTGATTAACAACtgtcactttttgtttttaaatcaacatCTTGCGCAAAAGTGGTGATGTGACATGAGTACAAAAGCTAAATCTTGCCACCCCATGAGTTTGGAGGTCAAGACACTGACCACAAAGTCAAGGGTTTCAGTTTAACCGAGCACTTCTTTGTGTTTCCCAtttttcctccttcctttccTGCATTTTCTCTAgctaatctttaaaaaaaaaaaaaaaaaaaaaggcacaacATCTAATAATTGTTTAGAAGTCTTTACAGTTGAAGCTGTGGTAACAGTGTATTTTATAACAAAATTAAATGTGACTATGCTGTAAACATATTTTGACACGTTTTAAATGCCAGCACCCCAGGCTGAAGGAGTCATGTTTATATCGAGGCTTCTTAAAGTGTCTACAATGCCGGCTGTTTTATGACTTCACTGCGTTTCAGTTACATAAAAGCTTAGTCTGATTATTAATTGCTTACTTTTCCATCTCGTGTTTTCCTTGGCATTAATCCTTCACAAAGCCTGGACATGTTGCTGTGATATGGAGTTCAAGCTTAAATACAAATTCATGTTGTAAGTGTTCGTGTTTGCTTTGGAAACAATTTTTTTCCCAACTTCAAAAACATCTTATTTGCATAGGATCTAAAGAGAGCATGACAGCGAGCAGTGATGTCACTGTGCTGCATAGGTGGCCATTTTGGCTCCCAGGATTCATTCAAGTGTGAAAAGTATTCAGGTTTATTCTAAAAGGCACTTTACAGTCGATGTGCCAAACTTTGTTTCACTTCACTTTGCACATTATGTTTGATACCGACTGTTTCGTTATAAAGCTCACattatattttctttaataTCCAACCTCGACTATATTTCAATCAATTATATTCACTGATTGCAGTTGAACTGCAGATGTTCAGATTTACTATGTAACCTGCAAACATTACTGACATAATGTGCAAAGTGGAGCTTGTGTGCTGGGAGCCAAAATGGCAGCATTAGCAACCAGCAGTATAAGAGAGCAATCCGAAACATTCAGGCTCAAGTAGCAAGAAAGAAGCTAAACTATAATTAAAGTCTATAGTAAGGCTGTAGGTGTAAAGCTATATATCATTTGTAATATAATCTTCCAGCATTTAGTCTAATAGCAAAGTGCAAGGTATTGGCACATTAACAAAAAAGCTAATtagagccacacacacacacacagagccgaGGAACCAGCAGCTGCAGTGCCACTCATATCCACTAGGGGCTGCTGTGCTAAAACTAtattgaaatgaatgaaaaaacccaaacatctgTACAGTTGTTAGAGATCacatctttcttcttcttttagaaTACACGTGGAACAAAACACGTTttcccctgtgtgtgtgtgtgtgtgtgtgtgtgtgtctctctttgATTTCCAAACATGTGCTAACAAACACACGTGATCTGCATAGATACTGTGGAAGCAGCAGAAGGAATAAATAATCTATATTACAAGATTATCATTCCACCTATAGAAGACAAAGATCTGGAAACAAAGAGATTCTTAAATGGAGTAAACAAAACTGGGATGTTTTCTTGTGGCATCCTGATTGGCTAATAGTCGAGTGCTGTTCTGCAATTGGCTAACACATCAGCATGGTCCTTGAAGAGTGGTCAACTTTGGTGGCTGAAGGCCGAGTAGGGGCATGTGGTCTAGCGGTGGGTTGGAATGACATGAGGGTGGGCCTTCGGTTTTGGGGAATGTGGAATGTTTAGGATTTTTAGCTTTAGGATTTAGCAGCAGCCTGAGATTTTGGTGGTTCCAGCCCTCTCATTTTAAAATAAGAGACCACCTGATTGGGAACCTCGGCCAGCACAGCCTGAGCCAGAGCAGCCTGAGAAGCCTGGAAAAAGAGACACGTTGTTAATGTTTTCCTCCAACACCACAGAGTCCATGCACAGAAATGACATCACCCCCAGAGACAGGTTAACATTTAGAGTATATTATTTTAGACCTTCTGAACAGGttttaaatgaagaaaatattttctgtttttgacgGATTTTCGTTTTGTGCCCTCTCTGAGGAGAGTGGTTGCATGAATGGAAAGTAGAGACTTATCATCATTTCTATGGAAGAAATATTCCTTCATCTATAAAAGTACACAGGTAATTCCAGCAGGGTAGTTGGAGGGAGGGGTCAgacttcagaataaaacaaaactggatGTGAAAAGTTGTCAATCTGGAGGaagatttaaaaataatctcCTTGCATTTCATGAAATTCAAGCAAGAATCCACCTCAATTCTGTCTATATTTGCCTATTTAGGCACAGTCACTGCACTGTTTTAGTGGAAAGCATCTAAAAATCTGCTTTGTGCTGTGTCGGCATGAGAagtaatgtttatgtttatcttttgatattaaatgtataactaaagaataaaaattaaaatgataagCCACATGAATGAGTCCTTTGTAACTGAGTCTGAACTTGCTTTTAGTCTTCTTATGCATCACACTTACATCTGCAAACTGTCTGTACGGCACGAACTGGACGATGTCTCTGGCGACTGATTCTCCAACTGTTGACCTAAGCACACCGTCATCTCCATCCAGAAGCTCCATGGCCTTAAAGTCAGCTGGTCCTACCCCCACAATAATGATTGACATGGGGAGTCTTGATGCCCGAACGATGGCGTCCCTCGTCTGGTCAAAGTCAGTGATCTCGCCATCAGTGAGGATGAGCAGGACAAAGTATTGCTGCAGAGACAAGAAGATAGATGTCAAAGTTAGACTGTGTATTTCAGGTTAATTGTCTTAAGCTTTAGTTGTTATGAGTTCACTCACAGCGGCAGCATTAGCCTGTGCGGCACCGGCAGCAATGGAGGCAACGTGGTTGATGATGGGGGAGAAGTTTGTTGGTCCAGAGAGCCTGAGCTGAGGCAAAACCATCCTGTAGGCTTCAACAATCCCCTGGATGCCTAAGAGTGGCAGCAGCAAAGCAGACAAaccaaactttttaaaaataaaattgttaaCTCTTCCCTTCTTGGATGCCTACTAAGGGTAACCATGTTTCTCCTTTTTCAACTGAGcggtttctgtcatatttcagatCTGCTTcagaacaaaatgactgtgTGTGCATCAGACGTTAGTGAGAGAGATCTCTTCCTATGCAGCTACCTTTGGAAAAACCCATAAACCCATTCTAATCCTCATCAAATCATGTCTTTATTGGTACATAATAAGATGTCAAAACTCACGATTAAGGGTACAGGGTACAgccgtaaaaaaaaaaaaaaaaaagaagccatttTTTGTCAAATAAAAGGTAATTAATTCTTCCCTcacctgtttttttaaatggaataaTCTAGTAAATCATATCACTTTTGaggtactgtgtgtgtgtgtgtgtataccttGGCAGTAAGGGTTAGTTGGGTTGAAATTCAGCGCAAATTCGTGGTGTGCTGCCTGTAGGATCAACAGTAGAACAGTTTAGAAAACCCGACGTAACTGATTTAGATCAACGAAATCAAATcagaaaattacaaaataatttttaCACCTCAGGGAATTAATGATCTCTCACTTCAGAAACAAATAGAAACTAAAGAAACAGGCGTTGTGATTGGTCGGTTAGAGAGCTGACCTGGTAGTCTGGAGGTAATTTGGCTCCAAAACCGAACGCTGGGAAGAGTTTATCGctgaaagaagaaacaaaataatgactgtTAGACATAAAGAtcagaaacattttcatttcatcagAGGTTAGAGTGCTGGCAGGAGAGCAGAACAAGAGCGATGCGTAGTTGTTTGGGTGTAGTTTGAATGAAGGAGTACTGACGTGTCATAGTCCTGGATGACCTGGCCCACAGACCACAGAGCAGACAGGTACTGGTTCAGCCCATCTTGACTCATATAGTGGAGAGAGTTGGGTGAGCGAGGATCACCATTAGAGCCAGTGAAGTCGATCCCAACCTAAAGTGTTCACATAAAATTACTGCGTTACTTTATTAGCTTCTTTTTCAACTGCTCAAGTTGATTGATAAGTTGTGATCAGTAGCTGAAAAGTCAGATGACAAAGATAAGCCACCCTATAAACAAAATATTCTATTTATCTTTGAGTTACTTGAATGAGCTTGGTTAGATAAATTACACCACTTaaaatgtgtgcatgtgagcTGGCGTTGACATACGGTGAAGTTGATCTGGCAGCCGCCCATCACATAGTCCAGGAAGGTGTACTGAGTGATcagctgcacacaaacagagaatCAAACATGTTTCAACACATGCATCTTTGCTAAAGATTCACACCCATCATTGCAACAGTCACCAACAAGTCAAGCTAACAGAGCTTTGATTAGCAGTTAGCACAAGCTGCTAGCTTGGCTTGGGCTAACTTTGCTTCTGTACAGTGCCTTGACTCTCTGGACATTTTTATAGTGTGCTGGAACATCTGAATACTTTTAAAGTGCTAGCCATGAGCCAGTTAAAGTTGCACTTTTCCTCAACTCTTCAGCAGAAGCAGAGGGAACCAAAGGATCTACAGTTCAGCTCAGCAATGCATGAAGTCGCACCAATCATACTGAGAAAGGCAGGAGAGCTGAAACATATGAATCCCCCTGCAGGAGTTGCCTCATCTGCCTCTGATGCAGAGCCCCAGTTAGACTACAGACTATGAAATATCACTTATTTGGACTCCGTAAATCAAGTTATGTCATTTTAGACCTCGATTACAAGCCcactctttaaataataaaatatatttaacagTAGGTATTTTTCTACACTGTTCTGTGTCTGCAGGTTTCATATTTCCAGTGAACAGTTCAAGAAAACTCCATGAATAGAAACTTCAGTTCAAGAGAGGAGGAATCTGTTCAGTCTGTCTGACAGTGGTTTACACAGTAACCGTAGAGGAAGAGTAGAATTAGTATCCCTAAGCTGAACTTTATGCACATCGTTTTctcatttgtttaattttatcTCATATCTGTTTTTGACTTACTTGACTTTATAATGTTAATAACCATGTAATGTGTACTTTCTTGGACAGGTCCCCATTAAAAAAGTGagatttttactttaaaggaATTCCcatttaaataaagttgaaaattttaaaaagtgaaccTCTTGAAGGGAACCGTGTGTCATGTAGTCTTTACCTTGCAGCTCTTGACAGAGACAACTCCAGAGTTCTTGtagctcttcttcttcttctgtttctcgGGATGGATGCAGTCAAATTGCACCTGGAGAACAACACGGTTCAATAACCTCTCAGCAGCAAACTAAAATACGTCACGTGTCTTATCATCGGTGGACTCACCGGTGAGCCGTGTGCTGCTTTCTGCATATCGGAGACTTTAGTGGTGAAAGAACCAATCAGATCATGAGATCCATCACTGTCGTAATCAGAACAATCCACCTGCAAAAGAAGGACAGGATTTAATGGAACAATTACACATTTGATTGGCTGTCATGAACTGAGGGGGATTCTAATTGGTGGAACCTTCAGAGGTCTTTCAAGGTCGCTGTAGCAGAAAGTTTGCAGAGGGATGGTGAACTTCTTCCAGGTTGGATTCAGATTGTTCTTCACAACctacaaacagaaaacacaaatacacagaaacCGTCTTCATCTCGGTCATCTTCaccataacttttccgtttgtGCTTTTGTAGTTTTTCCATGTGATAAGCTAAGAGTGTTACATGTTTAAATTGAGGATATTTTGTATTTCAGCAACAAGAAAGTTTGAGAAGGATCGTAGCTAACAGCCATCTCTCACATGAAATaaggtgtgtgcatgtgtgtttaccTCTGTCCTGTGGACCAGCTGCCATTTTCCATCATCTCCCTGTCTAAAAAACTCCAGGAATGGATCAGACTTCCCAAACGTATCCTAAACAAACAGAGGACAGCATGCTGAAATCTCATTTATTGGAGATGCATTTTACTAAGCTGTGAGGTTAGATTAGAAAGCAACACACATACTCTGAAATAGCTGCATGTCATCAGTGGCTCAGATATATAAAAGGAAAATTCAGTACACATGACAAAACTCCTTGTAATATAAATAATTCTGCTTGAGGTGAGAGTCTAAGAAAAACTCAAAAttgaaaagctaaaaataaactTCAACTTCATATATCAATTTTAAAATTCATGCTCAGACAGAGAGCTCTATTCTTTATGTCTTTTCTCTGAATCACTTCAAAACCTTTTTATCCCCCCTCAGTGTACACTAAAATAACGTTTTTAGGAACCAAGGTGAGGAAAAATAAGACAGATGGAGAGTATCACGAAAAGCCAGCAGCCATCCAGAGCAGCTGTTCATGAGATCAAACCTCAGTGAGTAATAACTAAGAATTAAATAAAGTAGGAAGTAGAAGATACCTTCTTGTCAAGGTTTTTAGCCTCCCACTCCAACTCAATGGCTCTGTTGTCCTTTATCTCCTCTGCTGTGAtctacacacacagaaacacacacttaCTTTAAAGTCACAGTCGTCATAATCTTGTTTTATTGTCAGTACAGCGATACTGTACATACAGTAATGGTTCCCTTCCCTGCAGGTTTGCCCTTCTTCAGCTGTAGAGGTCTGGTCACAGTTTTGCTGGAAActatctgaaacacacagagaaggTAATGTTTGCAGCTTAACCATTGACAGCCAGCTCCCAAACCTGAATTTGCATAACAGTTTGTCCAGCAGAGGGCAATGTTGACCTCAGAGGAACTTTTTAGTTTCTTGCCTAACAAAAATAATGTGTTGTTGAACATTTCAATGGATATCAGATGCTTGCATGCCTCAAACCTGTAGACTCAACCTGAATctgtaagtttaaaaaaaacaacaacaaaaacgcCATTTCAGAAttaaaaacagccaatcagctgcAGCACAGACAGCACAGCTCGTTATGGTTCAATGTCACCACTAGAGGGCGCCAGCATTACACTGGAAAACTGCAGAATAATTTGCATTGAATAATCTACACATTGTAAGACTTGAACAGCTGATCGTGAATCATTATGTTAGTTAAAAGAAAATTTATTTGCAACAACTTTGCACAATAATTAAAATCCATGAAACATTTCCTGCATCTCAAATTGTTTATTTCTTGGTCATATTCATCATATTCTGCATTTCAACTAGTTTCTGACATGTTGCCAACAAGTTTTAATTAAAGTAAATGAGTTACAATTCCACTTTCAATAAAGAAAGTACATCTACTTATTTCAGTAACTTTATAGTAAAACTTTTGTGATGTGGTTGATATCACATACTAAAAAATTTATAAACTTTATAAAAAGtaccccaccccacccacctCACTAATCTGAGCCATGGTCTGAGTGACCCTCATCACTCAGGCCACTCGCACACGCACTCTATTCAGACCAAGTCTTTCTTCTTTTGCACTACTCccaagcactttgcaacttgTACTCTAATGTGtgcctttctcttatttttgtatacatttctcttttttgtatttatcccTCCTATTGTATACATTTCTCCTGCTTCTTCTTGGGAAACTGGAGAAAGCAACAGACTGAAAGTTACAATTCTAACCTAACACAGTTgggacacaaaaacaacaaaaagtaaGCTTGACTCAATTTTGAAGAGCTGAACCTTAGTCTACTGAAAAATCGATTCTAAATCGGGTATTTCTTTGAAAGTAATAGCTGATCACATTCGGTGTGTACCTGCCCAAGTGTGATCTCCACCCCTCCCAGGTAGTCATCATCACCAAGGTCAGAGCTGGAGTTGTCGATGTCGTAGACACCCAGCTTCAGGTTCTGAACTTTCTCAAAGTGATAATCCAGTCGGAGACGCTGACTGAAGGACGGGCTGGAGTTGTTCTTCAGACGCTCAGTGCGGCCCAGCTGACGCAGAGAAACACCAACAGGATTCTCACATTACAATGAAGTCTGAAGCCAAACAAAGCTCTGTTCTAAAGCACGACTGTCATATTACCTCAGCCCACTTATCTCCTCCAGTGCTCTCCAGcaggacacacagaggatcagaCTTTGACCCCACATCTTTATCCAGCAGGTTAGCACAGGAGACACTCAGCTCCACCTTGCTGACACAGTCTGCCATCTGAAGGAGGagcagaaaagaaattaaaatcagCATATTTCAGAACTTAAGAGTTCAATATCAGCATAGCTTACAGTGACGGCAGTAACGTTAAAATAGTCATTCAAGAGTAGAAATGTATGTCTTTACAGCAGTTATAGTACCCTgtatcagaaaaaaaacaactgcaaatAACACCAATGCTTATCCATAAGCACTGAATCACTAGAAACACAAAGCCTCAGCTTACCCAAAGTGGCCACAACAACTCAGCCGCTACAGATCAATATAAACACAACATCTAATCACTATTATACTCTTCTCATCTCCTGTACATTAGTTAAACATCTGCTGAGTCTCAAAAACACGCGTTGgtaacaggattttttttttttttttttttaaccatactGGGTCCTTGCATGCAACCACCTGGTTGAGGAAGTGAGTCTGTTACCTTACATAACCTAAGTGTTGTGCCACTTTTGGTCAACTCATTATACATTAATATATACTTTAATCATATTGAATgtgacttaaaaataaaaacaaataattttatattaCAATCCTGATAAGTCTCCTTTTGGTAGCAAGCCAAAACCTCTTTATTGGTATGCCACTTAAACCGGAAACTT
This genomic interval from Oreochromis niloticus isolate F11D_XX linkage group LG5, O_niloticus_UMD_NMBU, whole genome shotgun sequence contains the following:
- the cpne1 gene encoding copine-1, whose amino-acid sequence is MADCVSKVELSVSCANLLDKDVGSKSDPLCVLLESTGGDKWAELGRTERLKNNSSPSFSQRLRLDYHFEKVQNLKLGVYDIDNSSSDLGDDDYLGGVEITLGQIVSSKTVTRPLQLKKGKPAGKGTITITAEEIKDNRAIELEWEAKNLDKKDTFGKSDPFLEFFRQGDDGKWQLVHRTEVVKNNLNPTWKKFTIPLQTFCYSDLERPLKVDCSDYDSDGSHDLIGSFTTKVSDMQKAAHGSPVQFDCIHPEKQKKKKSYKNSGVVSVKSCKLITQYTFLDYVMGGCQINFTVGIDFTGSNGDPRSPNSLHYMSQDGLNQYLSALWSVGQVIQDYDTDKLFPAFGFGAKLPPDYQAAHHEFALNFNPTNPYCQGIQGIVEAYRMVLPQLRLSGPTNFSPIINHVASIAAGAAQANAAAQYFVLLILTDGEITDFDQTRDAIVRASRLPMSIIIVGVGPADFKAMELLDGDDGVLRSTVGESVARDIVQFVPYRQFADASQAALAQAVLAEVPNQVVSYFKMRGLEPPKSQAAAKS